A section of the Malania oleifera isolate guangnan ecotype guangnan chromosome 2, ASM2987363v1, whole genome shotgun sequence genome encodes:
- the LOC131148746 gene encoding uncharacterized protein LOC131148746 — translation MSIRHYPDTMKAPNLQVWNNAAFDNGDSEDSAAIKASWSPMRPMFFNQSESLESDNSKENQSPEMAKSPASIKSPVPFKLLHQNGATGNSQAKPSKIPLKQGIPVTPSVGLKKTGTEDEVLDEKKIDAEIEEIEMEISRLSSKLKALRLEKAERNAKAAERRGRIVPAKFMDQKQSAKNLGFYKTEEPMSAGTRVQRRGKSLGPTEIVAGARSRQLSKQEITPVQPMQSRRKSCFWKLQDIDEEKVTKERGKCLSVSPKSRRTASKTQAPRQAATTVGAKTVGKKEDRILSSIQPKKLFKDGEKSVPAKKPLKSGRVVASRYSQITQPAGNSAMRKRSLPGNVDDDEKRMDKKRSSSVGRSRGVLREMGWGSAAESRAKKRWEIPSEVVIHRSEEDESSSFITQMPDLLPKIRAVRCNFESPRDSGPAKRVSELIGRRSYFCTEEEEEGAPSICQGLNFAEVEEK, via the coding sequence ATGAGTATTCGTCATTACCCAGATACCATGAAGGCTCCAAATCTTCAGGTCTGGAACAACGCTGCCTTCGACAATGGCGACTCTGAAGATTCCGCCGCCATTAAAGCTTCTTGGTCTCCTATGAGACCCATGTTCTTTAATCAGTCCGAATCTCTTGAATCTGATAATAGCAAAGAGAATCAGAGCCCTGAAATGGCGAAATCCCCTGCTTCTATCAAATCTCCCGTGCCTTTTAAGCTGCTCCATCAGAATGGAGCTACCGGGAACTCGCAAGCGAAGCCTTCGAAGATTCCTCTCAAGCAGGGTATTCCTGTCACCCCCTCGGTTGGGTTGAAGAAGACCGGAACTGAAGATGAAGTTTTGGACGAAAAGAAGATTGATGCAGAGATTGAAGAGATTGAAATGGAGATTAGTCGATTGTCATCGAAACTCAAGGCTCTTCGTCTCGAAAAGGCCGAGCGAAACGCAAAGGCGGCCGAAAGGCGCGGGAGGATTGTGCCAGCAAAATTCATGGATCAGAAACAGAGTGCGAAGAATTTGGGTTTTTATAAGACTGAAGAACCTATGAGTGCTGGGACGAGAGTCCAGAGAAGGGGTAAGAGTTTGGGGCCGACTGAAATTGTCGCCGGGGCCAGATCAAGGCAGTTGAGCAAGCAGGAAATCACCCCTGTTCAACCAATGCAGAGTCGCCGCAAATCTTGCTTCTGGAAGCTCCAAGATATTGATGAGGAGAAGGTAACAAAAGAGAGGGGGAAGTGTCTGAGCGTCAGTCCGAAATCACGGAGAACTGCCTCTAAGACTCAAGCTCCAAGGCAAGCTGCTACAACTGTTGGAGCCAAAACAGTTGGGAAGAAAGAAGATAGGATTCTCTCATCAATTCAGCCAAAGAAGCTTTTTAAAGATGGGGAAAAGTCGGTTCCTGCCAAGAAGCCGTTGAAGAGTGGGAGGGTTGTGGCCAGTCGTTACAGTCAGATCACACAGCCCGCAGGAAATTCAGCAATGAGGAAGCGGTCTTTACCAGGAAATGTTGATGATGATGAGAAAAGGATGGATAAAAAGCGATCTTCATCGGTGGGGAGATCTCGTGGAGTTTTGCGCGAAATGGGCTGGGGTTCGGCAGCGGAAAGTCGGGCAAAGAAAAGATGGGAAATTCCCAGTGAAGTGGTGATTCATAGGAGCGAAGAAGATGAGTCTTCATCTTTCATTACACAGATGCCCGACTTGCTTCCGAAGATCAGGGCTGTTCGATGCAACTTTGAAAGTCCACGGGATTCGGGACCGGCGAAAAGGGTGTCTGAATTGATCGGGAGAAGATCATATTTTTGCACGGAAGAGGAGGAAGAGGGGGCGCCATCAATATGCCAGGGTCTGAATTTTGCAGAAGTTGAAGAAAAATGA